In Methanothermobacter tenebrarum, the sequence CCTCCAGCGTTACGATGCCTGCGCCCTCCCTAGAAGAAGGAAAAACGAAGACATCTGAAGATTTCATATATCTATATACATCATCATCTGATGGGACTCTACCTAAAAATTTGACTTCATATTCAAGTCCCAATTCCTCTGAAAGTTTTTTAAGATTCTTCTTTTCGGGTCCATCACCTATTATGAAACACTTAAAAGAAAAACCCCTTCTTTTAAGGATATCCATTGCCCTAAGTAGGATATCAACGTTTTTATGTTTTATTAAACGTCCCACAAAAATCAAATTTGACTTTTCACCTTTTTTTCTTAACATTCTTATCCTATCAAACTGCACACCATTAGGGACCACGTAAATTTTTCCATTATAGAAATCTAAGGTGGACTTGACATAGTTTGAAATAGTTATAACATTATCTGTAAGCTTAAAGGTTAATTTTTCAATCAATCTTCCAAAAAGACCTTTTATTTTACCAAGATATTCATACCAATATGGTCCCCAGTACTCATGAACAGTCATTATAAAAATGCTCCCCCTGATAACTGAAACCAGCTTAGAGATAAAACAAGGAAAGAAAGGGAACTGCTGACAATCTATTATATCAAATTTATTTCTTAAAAGTGGTCTGAATAAACTTAAAGAGAATTTTATTGCAGCTTTTATTGATCTTCTCCCATTAACATACATTTCCATCGGTCCACAGACCGCATGATAATTTATCCCATCAACTTCAATATCCCTGTTCCTATTCTCATTCAACCACCAGCCCACACAGTACCAGTGAACCTCATGGCCACGTTTAACAAGACCCTTCCCAATTTCATGGAGCCTCTTCTCCACACCCCCCTTGATCCATGGATATGCTCCATCATAAACCAATGCTATTCTCATCCTCAAACACCCTTCAACCTTAACCTTCCAGAAAAGAGTGCCCTGAAAATCTTAAAACCATCAAAGAGGGATGAAAGTTTAGGTTCATCAAACCTCCTCCCATAGGATATGGGAACCTCAACAATCTTAAATCCTGCTTTTGAAAATCTGGAAAACATCTCAGCTTCAAGTTCAAATCCCGGATAACTAAACCCCTCTAGAAGGAGATATTGAATGGCCTTTTTTTGTAAACTGAAGCCCATGTCACGTGCCCTTGAAACGCCCACGCCATCTGTTTCAATGTACTGGTAGTTGAAGGACCATGATCCCTTCTCTATTAACTCAGCAGTGTTATCTGTTGAACCATCATTCACAATCACAATCTCAAGGAGGTCTCTAGGATAATCCAGTTCCTCCATTGCATGGAGGCATCTTTCAAGAATATCTGCCTCATTCCTCATGGGTATAACAATCGATACCGTCCTCAAATTAAACACCTAGTAAAGTGAACCCCTGAGGAATTTCCTCCTGAGCATATATTCTATGTGCCTCCACCCATCCTTGAAGGAGTGGAGCTTGGTCTCACCACCCCTCCTCTGCCTGTAGGGTATGGGTATCTGCTTGATCTTCAGGTTCTTCTCAGAGGCTTCGATTACCATCTCTATGGCGAATTCCATTCCAGGAGCCCTTAGTTCCATCCTGTCAAGCGCCTTCCTTGTGATGGCCCTCATACCACAGTGGGTGTCCCTTATATTGTTCCTGAAGAGTATGTTGAGCATCCTTGAGAGGATAGGATTTCCTACGTACCTGTGGAGGGCTGGCATGGCACCATCTTCCATCATACCATTCATCCGATCCCCGATTACAAAGTCGTAGCCATTCTCTATCTCCCTTAGGAAGTCAGGGATCATCTCAAAAGGGTAAGTGAGGTCAGCGTCACCCATCACCAGAATATCGCCCCTGGCCTCTCTGAACCCCCTCTTGTATGCGTTTCCATATCCCCTTTTATCCTCCCTGACAACCCGTGCTCCTGCATCAAGGGCCTCCCTGGCCGTTCCATCCTCTGAGGCATTGTCAACGACCAGTATCTCAACATCGTATCCCATCTCCCTGATCTTCTCCATTGGGACGGATCTTATCGTCCTCCCAACGACGCCCTCCTCATTGAGGGCTGGTATTACTATTGACACGAGCATGATAACACCATCACTACAACGTAGATTCCAGATTTAAATAATTTCACCTTTTAATCTTGATCCAAGTACAACATCCGCATTTTCCCTTTTAAGTGCTTGTATGAGTCTGATTGAATCCTCTGGAGGATAAGTTCCATCAGCATCCATCATAACCGCATATTCTGTTTTAAGACGCTTAAAGCCTGTGAAAATTGCATTAGCTTTTCCCTGCTTTTTTTCTTTTATTACTATCGCTCCTTTTTCCTCTGCAATCTCAGAAGTCCTATCAGATGAATTGTTATCAATGACTATGATCTTAGCCTTTGGATATAATTCATTTATCCTTGTAAGTAAAGTTCCTATCGATTTTTCCTCATTATAAGCTGGTATTATAAAAGTGACATCTTCTATCACTTTTGACGAGTACATATTATCCCCCTCGATGCAATCATGGACAGATGCATATTAACTTTTACAAGTTTATCATTTTTTTATATGTTGAACATTTTTTGAGAGTAGGGGGCTGGTTCCATTACCATCCCCATGATTATATCCCAGTTTTTAAATCTTTTGATGCATACACATTGCAACTTCTTTTTCACCCTTGCCCCGGCACTTCAGCCTCCCGTGCCGTATTATCAGTTGAATTATTATCCACAACAAGTATTTCAACTTCAAAGCCTAATCGAGTTTATCCACTGGTTTTGACTCTATGGTCTTGCCAACCACCCCTTCCTCATTCAACGCAGGAATAACAACAGATACCATCATGACCATCACCTTCAGACTTTAACCCTATCAACGGGAAACCCCCCAAGGGGGATGAGAACGGAAAAATACCCTATTGATC encodes:
- a CDS encoding glycosyltransferase family 4 protein, whose protein sequence is MRIALVYDGAYPWIKGGVEKRLHEIGKGLVKRGHEVHWYCVGWWLNENRNRDIEVDGINYHAVCGPMEMYVNGRRSIKAAIKFSLSLFRPLLRNKFDIIDCQQFPFFPCFISKLVSVIRGSIFIMTVHEYWGPYWYEYLGKIKGLFGRLIEKLTFKLTDNVITISNYVKSTLDFYNGKIYVVPNGVQFDRIRMLRKKGEKSNLIFVGRLIKHKNVDILLRAMDILKRRGFSFKCFIIGDGPEKKNLKKLSEELGLEYEVKFLGRVPSDDDVYRYMKSSDVFVFPSSREGAGIVTLEANAAGLPVITADHPLNASRELITSNNGILFDLTPEDLAEKIIFMMKNHEGMKEDCIKFAENYSWDNIVKLTENVYLEVLE
- a CDS encoding glycosyltransferase family 2 protein, whose product is MLVSIVIPALNEEGVVGRTIRSVPMEKIREMGYDVEILVVDNASEDGTAREALDAGARVVREDKRGYGNAYKRGFREARGDILVMGDADLTYPFEMIPDFLREIENGYDFVIGDRMNGMMEDGAMPALHRYVGNPILSRMLNILFRNNIRDTHCGMRAITRKALDRMELRAPGMEFAIEMVIEASEKNLKIKQIPIPYRQRRGGETKLHSFKDGWRHIEYMLRRKFLRGSLY
- a CDS encoding glycosyltransferase family 2 protein, translated to MYSSKVIEDVTFIIPAYNEEKSIGTLLTRINELYPKAKIIVIDNNSSDRTSEIAEEKGAIVIKEKKQGKANAIFTGFKRLKTEYAVMMDADGTYPPEDSIRLIQALKRENADVVLGSRLKGEII
- a CDS encoding glycosyltransferase produces the protein MFNLRTVSIVIPMRNEADILERCLHAMEELDYPRDLLEIVIVNDGSTDNTAELIEKGSWSFNYQYIETDGVGVSRARDMGFSLQKKAIQYLLLEGFSYPGFELEAEMFSRFSKAGFKIVEVPISYGRRFDEPKLSSLFDGFKIFRALFSGRLRLKGV